The following proteins come from a genomic window of Triticum aestivum cultivar Chinese Spring chromosome 6A, IWGSC CS RefSeq v2.1, whole genome shotgun sequence:
- the LOC123130381 gene encoding CASP-like protein 5A3, producing the protein MLVSRQTTVHPVAAPPLQVELADAPPPGLWMNSPQGSAGTLGGVGLRLLQALSAAASIAVMASTGVFPSFSAFSYLVAAASLQCLWSLTLAFVYIYALLVKRSLLNLRAMFIFSVGDWITGTLTLSAACASMGVTIVIDNDKKICAGNLCARFMTAIAMAFISWFALAPSFLFNFVLVVTTFASLLAP; encoded by the exons ATGCTGGTTAGCCGGCAGACGACGGTGCACCCCGTGGCGGCGCCGCCGCTGCAGGTAGAGCTAGCGGACGCTCCCCCGCCCGGACTGTGGATGAATAGCCCGCAGGGGTCGGCGGGGACGCTTGGCGGGGTCGGCCTCCGCCTCCTGCAGGCCTTGTCCGCGGCCGCCTCGATCGCCGTCATGGCGTCCACCGGGGTCTTCCCCTCCTTCTCCGCCTTCAG CTACCTCGTAGCAGCTGCCAGTCTGCAATGTTTGTGGAGCCTCACCCTAGCCTTTGTGTATATCTATGCACTTCTCGTCAAACGTTCGTTGCTAAATCTCCGAGCTATGTTCATATTTTCCGTTGGAGACTGG ATCACAGGGACGCTAACCTTGAGTGCAGCATGTGCATCGATGGGCGTCACCATTGTTATtgataatgataagaagatatgtGCGGGCAATCTTTGTGCAAGGTTTATGACTGCTATTGCAATGGCTTTCATCAGCTGGTTTGCACTTGCACCGTCCTTTCTCTTTAACTTCGTGCTCGTGGTTACCACATTTGCAAGTTTGTTGGCACCTTGA
- the LOC123130382 gene encoding CASP-like protein 16 — protein MLPVCRPSAVYPVAVVAPPPQVGLADAPPPEVWTRIPQGTPGTLGGVGLRLLQALFAAASIAVMASTDIFPFCSAFSYLIAATSLQCLWSIALAFVYIYALLVKCSLLNLRAVRIFFVGDWITGTVTLSAACASAGITILIDNDVKYCEALPCLRLRTAVTMAFISWCALVPSFLFNFAYTTTTLARLGMWG, from the exons ATGCTGCCTGTTTGCCGGCCGTCGGCGGTGTACCCGGTGGCCGtggtcgcgccgccgccgcaggtAGGGCTAGCGGATGCTCCCCCGCCCGAAGTGTGGACGAGGATCCCGCAGGGGACGCCGGGGACGCTTGGCGGGGTCGGCCTCCGCCTCCTGCAGGCCCTCTTCGCTGCCGCCTCGATCGCCGTCATGGCGTCCACCGACATCTTCCCCTTCTGCTCCGCCTTCAG CTACCTCATAGCAGCTACCAGTCTGCAATGTTTGTGGAGCATCGCACTAGCCTTTGTGTATATCTATGCACTTCTTGTCAAATGTTCCTTGTTAAATCTCCGAGCTGTACGCATATTTTTCGTTGGAGACTGG ATCACAGGGACCGTAACCTTGAGTGCAGCATGTGCATCGGCAGGCATCACTATTCTGATTGATAATGATGTGAAGTACTGCGAAGCCCTTCCTTGTTTAAGGTTGAGGACTGCTGTTACAATGGCTTTCATCAGCTGGTGTGCACTTGTGCCGTCCTTTCTCTTTAACTTCGCCTACACCACCACCACATTGGCAAGATTGGGAATGTGGGGATAA